The following proteins are co-located in the Mauremys reevesii isolate NIE-2019 linkage group 23, ASM1616193v1, whole genome shotgun sequence genome:
- the GJA4 gene encoding gap junction alpha-4 protein — protein MGDWGFLEKLLDQVQEHSTVIGKIWLTVLFIFRILILGLAGESVWGDEQSDFLCNTKQPGCVNVCYDKAFPISHIRYWVLQFLFVSTPTLVYLGHVIYLSGREEKLKQRESELRAAQIKDLKVEQALSVVQKKISKICVAEDGRIKIRGSLMWTYVISVICKSIFEAGFLLGQWYLYGFFMPPVFVCERAPCPHKVDCFVSRPTEKTIFIIFMMVVGLISLGLNLLELFHLCCKNLLSRMREASSSSSPAVDIDSFPDSKQCHYLPLSESHAPPYLAYNKLSSEQNWANFNTEENLALRSGNKPSPESYAPGAQPLQERQTSRPGSSASKKQYV, from the coding sequence ATGGGGGACTGGGGCTTCCTGGAGAAGCTGCTGGACCAGGTCCAGGAGCACTCAACAGTGATTGGGAAGATCTGGCTGACGGTGCTGTTCATCTTCAGGATCCTTAtcctgggcctggccggggaatcgGTGTGGGGGGACGAGCAGTCGGATTTCCTGTGCAACACCAAGCAGCCGGGCTGTGTCAACGTGTGCTACGACAAGGCCTTCCCCATCTCCCACATCCGCTACTGGGTGCTGCAGTTTCTCTTCGTCAGCACCCCTACCTTGGTCTACCTGGGCCATGTCATCTACCTCTCGGGGCGGGAGGAGAAGCTGAAGCAGCGGGAGAGCGAGCTCCGGGCGGCGCAGATCAAAGACTTGAAGGTGGAGCAGGCTCTGTCAGTGGTGCAGAAGAAGATCTCCAAGATCTGCGTGGCGGAGGACGGCCGCATCAAGATCCGCGGCTCCCTGATGTGGACCTACGTCATCAGCGTGATCTGCAAGAGCATCTTCGAGGCCGGCTTCCTCTTAGGCCAGTGGTACCTGTATGGTTTCTTCATGCCACCCGTCTTCGTGTGCGAGagggccccctgcccccacaaggTGGACTGCTTCGTCTCCCGCCCCACTGAGAAGACCATCTTCATCATCTTCATGATGGTGGTGGGCCTGATCTCCCTGGGCCTCAACCTCTTGGAGCTCTTCCACCTCTGCTGCAAGAACCTGCTCAGCAGGATGAGGGAGGCCTCTTCCTCTTCCAGCCCAGCTGTGGACATAGACTCCTTCCCAGACAGCAAGCAGTGTCACTACCTCCCTCTGAGCGAGAGCCACGCCCCTCCTTACCTGGCCTACAACAAGCTGTCGAGCGAGCAGAACTGGGCCAACTTCAACACCGAGGAGAACCTGGCACTGCGCAGTGGTAACAAGCCCTCTCCTGAGTCCTatgccccaggagcccagcccctgcaggaGAGGCAGACCAGCCGGCCTGGCAGCTCTGCTTCCAAGAAACAGTATGTCTAG
- the GJB3 gene encoding gap junction beta-3 protein — translation MDWKTLQGLLSGVNKYSTAFGRIWLSVVFVFRVLVYVVAAERVWGDEQKDFDCNTKQPGCANVCYDHFFPISHIRLWALQLIFVTCPSLLVIMHVAYREDRERKNREKNGEDCPKLYRNTGKKHGGLWWTYLLTLFFKLAIEISFLYILHKMWDSFDLPRLVKCANLDPCPNIVDCYIARPTEKKVFTYFMVGASAICIVLTVCEIFYLIFKRAVRSLHKWKNNSTKHLISYNKASTCQCHLKLEQQDGKAKNKPLDALRASAPNLTLI, via the coding sequence ATGGACTGGAAGACGCTGCAGGGCCTGCTGAGCGGGGTGAACAAATACTCCACGGCCTTCGGGCGCATCTGGCTCTCCGTGGTCTTCGTCTTCCGGGTGCTGGTCTACGTGGTGGCGGCGGAGCGCGTGTGGGGGGATGAGCAGAAGGACTTTGACTGCAACACCAAGCAGCCTGGCTGCGCCAACGTCTGCTACGACCACTTCTTCCCCATCTCCCACATCCGCCTCTGGGCCCTGCAGCTCATCTTCGTCACCTGCCCTTCCCTGCTGGTGATCATGCACGTGGCCTACCGGGAAGACCGGGAGAGGAAGAACCGGGAGAAGAACGGTGAGGACTGCCCCAAGCTCTATCGCAACACGGGCAAGAAACACGGCGGGCTATGGTGGACGTACCTGCTGACCCTCTTCTTCAAGCTGGCCATCGAAATCAGCTTCCTCTACATCCTCCACAAGATGTGGGATAGCTTTGACCTGCCGCGCTTGGTCAAATGTGCCAacctggacccctgccccaacatCGTGGACTGCTACATTGCCCGGCCCACCGAAAAAAAGGTCTTCACCTACTTCATGGTGGGGGCCTCCGCCATCTGCATTGTCCTCACCGTCTGCGAGATCTTCTACCTCATCTTCAAGCGGGCCGTCCGGAGCCTGCACAAATGGAAGAACAACTCCACCAAGCACTTGATCAGCTACAACAAGGCTTCCACCTGCCAGTGCCACCTCAAGCTGGAGCAGCAGGATGGCAAGGCCAAGAACAAGCCTTTGGACGCCCTCCGGGCCTCCGCTCCCAACTTGACTCTGATCTGA